A single genomic interval of Candidatus Jordarchaeales archaeon harbors:
- a CDS encoding glycosyltransferase family 2 protein, whose product MRDKVSIIIPCFNEEGTISEVIERVKKVDLGLEKEIVVVDDGSTDSSFEKASRHGDVKVIRHERNMGKGAAVKTGIAHSTGSIIVIQDADLEYLPEDIPGLLAPIIRGEADAVYGSRFTGNIEGMSLSHRFGNRVLSWATRVLFRAKITDMMTGYKVFKREVVDGLKLRARRFEFEPEVTAKLLKRGVRIVEVPIRYSVRKIGEAKIKWKDGLICLWWLLKERLRKEA is encoded by the coding sequence TTGAGAGACAAAGTGTCAATAATTATTCCATGTTTCAACGAGGAGGGGACAATTTCAGAGGTCATAGAGAGAGTTAAGAAAGTGGACCTAGGACTGGAGAAGGAGATAGTGGTGGTCGACGACGGGTCAACAGACTCCTCTTTCGAGAAAGCCAGCAGACATGGCGACGTGAAGGTTATCAGGCATGAGAGAAACATGGGGAAGGGGGCGGCGGTCAAGACTGGGATAGCTCACTCCACGGGGAGCATAATAGTGATACAGGACGCAGACCTAGAATACCTCCCAGAGGACATACCGGGCCTCCTAGCCCCAATAATCCGCGGAGAAGCTGACGCCGTTTACGGTTCACGCTTCACGGGCAACATAGAGGGGATGTCGCTGAGCCACAGGTTTGGCAACAGGGTTCTCTCGTGGGCCACACGCGTGCTTTTCAGAGCAAAGATAACCGACATGATGACCGGCTACAAAGTTTTCAAGAGAGAGGTCGTCGACGGGCTGAAACTGAGGGCGAGGAGGTTCGAGTTTGAACCAGAAGTCACAGCGAAACTCCTCAAAAGAGGGGTGAGGATAGTCGAGGTCCCTATAAGGTATAGTGTGAGAAAGATTGGAGAGGCAAAGATAAAGTGGAAGGACGGGTTAATCTGCCTCTGGTGGCTGCTGAAAGAGAGGCTTAGAAAGGAGGCGTAA
- a CDS encoding class I SAM-dependent methyltransferase translates to MRSDHRALNFYSEGWRFIELLTWELDKYRFLKSYKLLEDERPGRILDVGCLAGGAMLPLMKAGWECYGVELSESYKVAAERGVKCVRHNVEEGLPFEDCFFDAVWAEEIIEHVLDTDFLLSEINRVLKPGGVLILSTPNIASLTNRVKLLLGKYPNHLQYSNEGVGHVRYYTTGVLKLQLRRHGFKVEKLTGNFLPAPGPLMKEPFKKFILSPLGSLMPTLSDVIIVKARKM, encoded by the coding sequence TTGAGGAGCGACCACCGCGCGCTCAACTTTTACAGCGAAGGCTGGCGCTTCATCGAGCTACTCACGTGGGAGCTCGACAAGTACCGCTTCCTTAAGTCCTACAAGCTTCTCGAAGACGAGCGTCCTGGAAGGATACTCGACGTCGGCTGCCTCGCAGGCGGAGCCATGCTCCCACTAATGAAAGCAGGGTGGGAGTGCTACGGTGTCGAGCTCTCGGAGTCCTACAAGGTGGCCGCGGAGCGCGGCGTGAAATGCGTGCGCCACAACGTGGAGGAGGGTCTCCCCTTCGAGGACTGTTTCTTCGACGCCGTATGGGCTGAAGAAATAATAGAACATGTCCTAGACACCGACTTTCTGCTGAGCGAGATAAACAGGGTGCTGAAGCCGGGCGGCGTGCTCATCCTCTCAACGCCCAACATCGCGTCCCTCACAAACAGGGTCAAGCTCCTCTTGGGAAAATACCCAAACCACCTCCAGTACAGTAATGAAGGCGTCGGCCACGTCCGCTACTACACTACAGGCGTGCTTAAGCTCCAACTAAGACGGCACGGCTTCAAGGTCGAAAAGCTGACAGGCAACTTCCTACCAGCCCCAGGTCCCTTGATGAAGGAGCCCTTCAAAAAGTTCATCCTAAGCCCTCTCGGAAGCCTGATGCCGACGCTGAGCGACGTAATCATAGTCAAAGCTAGAAAAATGTGA
- a CDS encoding glycosyltransferase family 39 protein, producing the protein MRSPIEAASRFLRECRSDWAVALITVTVIVRGLLSLILVPVTWDEAVYANLARDFYFFGFYFYFPQQVILDFSRAPVTPLSIYLAYLLTGPNHIVAQLVTYAYSLATIYTVYLLGKEMFDEKVGRLSALAVACNPFLLVSSWGILSEPPCMFFSTLFLLLVYRAQRNPRYYVPAGAALTLATLSRYPAFLMIAVALFMVSASGNLKKAFKSPWLYAGLAVAIATAIPWLFSSKSLTGSYTGFLQIFFESTQQWMREPYTMLLLGVTPLDYLVSAGYDVLAVAALPGALVSYFLWGARLGKRSAEGRTLLFWVLFFAVAYGLLMRAARLVDYMRYNETSLPAVAVLSAVGLAVLLKEGGGVKVEGVRSILYGKKKVALALIAINIAAGFAGAAVVRGEAAASESGISIPVPVYEFLAVATPPDGSILSNIYPIVSYYTDRVCMWFPQVDWLRDYTFKHLNVKYVLFNLNRYCPLDALIYVESHPETFERLLVYGGLVLYRVK; encoded by the coding sequence ATGCGTTCGCCGATCGAAGCGGCCTCGCGTTTTCTAAGGGAGTGCCGCAGTGACTGGGCTGTAGCGCTCATCACGGTTACAGTGATAGTTAGGGGGCTACTATCCCTGATCCTCGTGCCGGTAACTTGGGACGAAGCGGTCTACGCTAACCTCGCAAGGGACTTCTACTTCTTCGGCTTCTACTTCTACTTCCCCCAGCAGGTCATACTGGACTTTTCCAGAGCCCCGGTAACCCCGCTATCAATATACTTAGCCTATCTTTTGACCGGGCCAAATCACATTGTAGCTCAGCTGGTGACTTACGCTTACTCCTTGGCAACCATATACACCGTCTACCTTTTGGGCAAAGAGATGTTTGACGAGAAGGTTGGGAGGCTTTCCGCCCTAGCGGTAGCCTGCAACCCCTTCCTCTTAGTCTCGTCCTGGGGGATCCTCAGCGAGCCGCCTTGCATGTTCTTCTCAACACTCTTCCTACTACTGGTTTACAGGGCGCAGAGGAACCCGCGCTACTATGTACCAGCCGGCGCAGCGCTGACCCTTGCCACGCTGTCAAGGTACCCTGCGTTCCTCATGATCGCCGTTGCGCTCTTCATGGTTTCAGCGTCTGGAAACTTGAAAAAGGCTTTTAAGTCTCCTTGGCTGTACGCTGGCCTAGCTGTGGCCATAGCTACTGCAATACCCTGGCTCTTCTCAAGCAAGAGCTTGACGGGCTCCTACACTGGATTCCTCCAGATCTTCTTCGAGTCAACCCAGCAATGGATGAGGGAGCCTTACACCATGCTACTTTTAGGAGTCACACCGTTGGATTACCTAGTCAGTGCAGGGTACGACGTTTTAGCCGTAGCGGCGCTTCCGGGGGCTCTCGTATCATACTTCCTGTGGGGGGCTAGGCTTGGCAAGAGGAGCGCGGAGGGTAGGACGCTCCTGTTCTGGGTGCTCTTCTTCGCCGTCGCTTACGGTCTCCTAATGAGAGCCGCGCGCTTAGTCGACTACATGAGGTATAATGAGACGTCGCTTCCAGCGGTCGCGGTTCTCTCAGCGGTAGGCTTAGCGGTGCTCCTCAAGGAAGGGGGAGGAGTGAAAGTTGAGGGCGTGCGCTCCATCCTTTACGGGAAGAAGAAGGTGGCATTAGCGCTCATAGCAATAAACATCGCGGCTGGCTTCGCTGGAGCCGCCGTGGTTAGGGGGGAAGCGGCTGCAAGCGAGTCCGGTATATCTATTCCTGTTCCGGTTTACGAGTTCCTGGCGGTGGCAACGCCCCCTGACGGCTCAATACTGTCGAACATTTACCCCATAGTGAGCTACTACACGGATAGGGTGTGCATGTGGTTCCCGCAAGTGGATTGGCTGAGGGATTACACGTTCAAGCATCTCAACGTCAAGTACGTGCTCTTCAACCTCAACAGATACTGCCCGTTGGACGCTCTGATCTACGTCGAGTCCCACCCTGAAACCTTTGAGAGGCTGCTTGTGTATGGTGGGCTAGTGCTTTACAGGGTTAAGTGA
- a CDS encoding metallophosphoesterase family protein — protein MKDKIVLVHISDIHVTSQYFSSRLGENVVNEANRLNPDLIVVSGDITDNGHLHEYMEAKAFLDRFNAGRILVVLGNHDSRNAGYMLFEEFFGTRYPSAEVGSVKVVGVDSTEPDLDDGHVGRLAYRMVEEELRDFKGVRMVVLHHHLIPIPGTGRERNIPSDSGDFLKLLSDLKVHMVLCGHKHVPWTWKLNEMFIINAGTATTLRLKARMPPSFNIITVTRDLITVERVNSETLEKSVLCNVKLEG, from the coding sequence GTGAAGGACAAAATAGTGTTGGTTCACATATCCGACATACACGTCACTTCGCAGTACTTCTCGAGCAGGCTGGGGGAGAACGTCGTCAACGAAGCGAACAGATTGAACCCGGACCTAATAGTGGTCAGCGGGGACATAACAGACAACGGCCACCTACACGAGTACATGGAGGCAAAGGCGTTCCTCGACAGGTTTAATGCTGGACGTATACTGGTCGTCCTGGGAAACCACGACTCGAGGAACGCTGGATACATGCTCTTCGAAGAATTTTTCGGCACCCGCTACCCAAGCGCTGAGGTTGGATCAGTCAAGGTTGTCGGGGTCGACTCGACAGAGCCGGACCTCGACGACGGGCATGTAGGCCGCTTAGCCTACCGCATGGTCGAAGAAGAGCTTAGGGACTTCAAAGGCGTCAGAATGGTTGTGCTCCATCATCACCTCATACCAATCCCTGGAACTGGCAGGGAGAGAAACATACCGTCGGACTCAGGCGACTTCCTAAAGCTCCTCTCAGACCTCAAAGTTCACATGGTATTATGCGGACACAAGCACGTCCCTTGGACTTGGAAGCTCAACGAAATGTTCATCATAAACGCGGGGACGGCTACCACGCTCCGCCTTAAAGCCCGCATGCCGCCGTCGTTCAACATAATAACTGTCACAAGGGACTTGATCACCGTTGAAAGAGTGAACTCGGAAACACTCGAGAAGAGCGTG
- a CDS encoding lysylphosphatidylglycerol synthase transmembrane domain-containing protein produces MVNRGMVLKAVALLLSVAFIVLVLWVVGVDLFLGLASRLHPAWVLTFIAVYTLSFVLRAVRWKIIVDAAGGNVSVFRLMTINFSGWLINEVTPAKVGDLLRISLLSSQGGLPLGESTSTIAVERALDVVSIAIISSIILSAANLAPFIPLHIKLVALILFAILAVIVALTLALCVAGPGVIDSLRVRKISERIYNMLQGLALGIKEGIQKLSKNPKALTAATLLSLPIWFTDALSIYIFLNAAGIPWLAQAVMLAVLAGVYPSILLVDTVTLALFTQPFSSISVEICMLAALLGFASKFFPVIPGGFGVYEIVIALVLGVTSLPLNLGLAVALLDHMARLTYCSAAGVPSLVHNGVRVSSAVLGFVNEKPKTR; encoded by the coding sequence TTGGTTAACAGAGGAATGGTGCTAAAGGCTGTAGCCTTGCTTCTCTCGGTTGCCTTCATAGTCCTAGTCCTATGGGTGGTAGGGGTAGACTTGTTCCTAGGTTTGGCTTCGAGACTCCACCCGGCTTGGGTTCTCACGTTCATCGCTGTCTACACGTTATCCTTTGTTCTGAGGGCTGTCAGGTGGAAGATCATCGTGGACGCTGCAGGAGGTAATGTGAGCGTTTTCAGGCTTATGACGATCAACTTCTCCGGGTGGCTCATCAACGAGGTGACCCCCGCCAAGGTTGGAGATTTACTCAGGATATCTCTGCTGTCCTCTCAGGGGGGTCTGCCACTAGGTGAAAGTACGTCGACGATAGCGGTTGAGAGGGCACTCGACGTCGTATCGATAGCCATAATCTCCTCGATAATTCTGTCCGCAGCGAACCTTGCCCCATTCATCCCCCTTCACATAAAACTAGTGGCGCTCATCCTCTTTGCAATCTTAGCTGTGATAGTAGCTTTGACCCTTGCTCTCTGCGTAGCCGGGCCAGGAGTAATTGACTCCCTCAGGGTGCGCAAGATATCGGAGAGAATTTACAACATGTTGCAGGGTTTGGCGCTCGGCATTAAAGAAGGAATTCAAAAGCTTTCCAAGAACCCTAAAGCTTTGACCGCTGCCACGTTACTTTCCCTTCCAATATGGTTCACCGACGCCCTCTCCATATATATATTCCTCAACGCGGCGGGGATCCCGTGGCTCGCCCAAGCCGTAATGCTAGCAGTGCTAGCAGGCGTCTACCCAAGCATCCTTCTCGTAGACACCGTGACTCTAGCTCTCTTCACTCAACCGTTCTCTTCCATATCTGTTGAGATCTGCATGCTGGCTGCCCTCCTAGGGTTTGCCTCGAAGTTCTTCCCAGTGATCCCCGGAGGCTTCGGTGTGTACGAGATTGTCATAGCGTTGGTTTTGGGTGTGACGAGCCTTCCACTAAACCTAGGGTTAGCAGTAGCCCTGCTTGACCACATGGCCCGGCTAACGTACTGCTCGGCGGCTGGCGTCCCCTCACTGGTTCACAACGGGGTGAGGGTGAGCTCCGCTGTCCTTGGCTTCGTAAACGAAAAACCCAAAACTCGCTAG